One Antiquaquibacter oligotrophicus genomic region harbors:
- a CDS encoding polysaccharide biosynthesis tyrosine autokinase produces MEFRDYVDTLRRRWIGITVFLVVGLAISGALAFLAVPTYQAASRVFVATQSAGSAIEAFQGGSYTQQRMQSYVEVASGPIVLDEVIAELDLDTTAEELSSSISARVVPDTVLIEIVVTDESPEEAADLANAVARSLRDVVVDELEEAVGGEGSLVNLTLVKRASVPSEPSSPVIPLYLGIGAIFGLALGLAFAFIRQALDTRLHSERDVRAVTDEPIVGGFVFDPTAAQAPLIIHSGPQSSRAEAFRTLRTNLQFIDFESDHRAYVVTSSLPSEGKTTTAVNLAIALAESGKRTLLIDADLRRPRVADYMAIEGGAGLSDVLINSATLEDVVQPWGESGNLWVLPAGAHPPNPSELLGSRSMMALLDLIRANFDQVIIDAPPLLPVTDGAILSKITDGALLVCAVGLVRAPQLRQALEQLQNIHANVLGLVINMLPTRGPDSYGTYGYEYVDKA; encoded by the coding sequence TTGGAGTTCAGGGACTACGTCGACACCCTCCGTCGTCGATGGATCGGGATCACGGTCTTCCTCGTTGTCGGGTTGGCCATCTCGGGCGCGCTCGCGTTCCTCGCGGTGCCGACCTACCAGGCGGCGTCGCGCGTTTTTGTCGCCACCCAGTCGGCAGGTAGCGCGATCGAGGCGTTCCAGGGCGGTAGCTACACGCAGCAGCGCATGCAGTCATACGTCGAGGTCGCTAGCGGCCCCATCGTGCTCGACGAGGTCATCGCCGAGCTCGATCTCGACACCACCGCCGAGGAGTTGTCTTCGTCGATCTCAGCTCGCGTGGTGCCCGATACCGTCCTCATCGAGATTGTCGTCACCGACGAATCACCCGAAGAGGCAGCGGACCTCGCCAACGCCGTAGCGCGTTCGCTGCGCGACGTTGTCGTCGACGAACTCGAGGAGGCCGTCGGCGGTGAGGGCTCGCTCGTGAACCTCACACTCGTCAAGCGAGCGTCGGTTCCGAGCGAGCCGAGCTCTCCCGTCATCCCGCTCTACCTCGGAATCGGGGCGATCTTCGGTCTCGCACTCGGTCTCGCGTTCGCCTTCATTCGTCAGGCACTCGACACGCGTCTGCACAGCGAGCGCGACGTTCGCGCGGTGACGGATGAGCCGATCGTCGGCGGTTTCGTTTTCGACCCCACCGCGGCTCAGGCCCCACTCATCATCCACAGTGGTCCGCAGAGCTCCCGCGCCGAAGCCTTCCGCACACTCCGCACCAACCTGCAGTTCATCGATTTCGAGTCAGACCACCGTGCCTACGTTGTGACCTCGTCTCTCCCGTCCGAGGGAAAAACGACAACGGCGGTAAACCTCGCGATCGCGCTCGCCGAATCGGGCAAGCGCACGCTCCTCATCGACGCCGACCTCCGGCGCCCTCGTGTTGCCGACTACATGGCCATCGAGGGTGGCGCGGGCCTCAGCGATGTCCTTATCAACTCCGCAACACTCGAAGACGTCGTCCAGCCGTGGGGGGAGAGCGGCAACCTTTGGGTGCTCCCGGCGGGCGCGCATCCGCCGAACCCGAGCGAACTCCTCGGTTCCCGCTCGATGATGGCGCTTCTCGACCTCATCCGCGCGAACTTCGACCAGGTGATCATCGACGCACCACCCCTGCTGCCCGTCACCGACGGTGCGATCCTCAGCAAGATCACCGACGGTGCACTCCTCGTCTGCGCGGTGGGGCTCGTGCGCGCACCCCAACTGCGTCAAGCGCTCGAACAACTCCAGAACATTCACGCCAACGTTCTCGGACTCGTCATCAACATGCTGCCAACGCGGGGTCCCGACTCCTACGGCACGTATGGCTACGAGTACGTCGACAAGGCGTGA
- a CDS encoding arsenate reductase/protein-tyrosine-phosphatase family protein, whose product MSESPVSAAERFSIVVVCTANICRSPIAERLLRRLLERDAPQLWSIQVSSAGTRATAGRALPDDTLVELERLGLPAQQHAAVPLDAATLATADLVLGLTRDHRKAAVRLAPRVATRAFTLAEYARILQFIRAERADVAPRLDGDVTAYLRELTALAARLRGSMAPQLSPDDLDIEDPYNRGTAVYRRVADSISASSTSIVDTLRSFA is encoded by the coding sequence GTGAGTGAGTCACCGGTGTCCGCTGCCGAACGCTTCTCCATCGTTGTCGTCTGCACGGCGAACATCTGTCGTTCTCCGATTGCCGAGCGTCTCCTGCGTCGACTCCTCGAGCGTGACGCGCCGCAGCTGTGGTCGATTCAGGTGTCAAGTGCCGGAACACGTGCGACCGCGGGCAGGGCGCTTCCGGATGACACGCTCGTCGAGCTCGAGCGATTGGGTCTGCCCGCTCAGCAGCACGCTGCCGTGCCGCTCGACGCGGCGACTCTCGCAACGGCCGACCTCGTGCTCGGCCTCACCCGCGACCACCGAAAAGCCGCGGTTCGACTGGCGCCGCGGGTCGCCACCCGCGCGTTCACGCTGGCCGAATACGCTCGCATCCTGCAGTTCATCCGCGCCGAACGCGCCGATGTGGCTCCGCGTCTCGACGGTGACGTGACCGCCTACCTCCGTGAGCTCACTGCTCTTGCCGCGCGATTGCGCGGGTCGATGGCTCCCCAGCTGAGCCCCGACGATCTCGACATCGAGGACCCGTACAACCGTGGCACGGCGGTCTACCGCCGCGTTGCCGACAGCATCTCCGCATCGAGCACATCAATCGTGGACACGCTCCGTTCATTTGCGTGA